In Colwellia sp. PAMC 20917, a single genomic region encodes these proteins:
- a CDS encoding YcjX family protein produces MIDLDKLAAKQSAYQPSIRMDQLMQFLLGDKMK; encoded by the coding sequence ATGATCGACCTTGATAAATTAGCCGCAAAGCAAAGTGCTTACCAGCCATCGATACGCATGGACCAATTAATGCAGTTTTTACTTGGCGATAAAATGAAATGA
- the pspF gene encoding phage shock protein operon transcriptional activator, with protein MSRFNQKDNLLGQANNFLEVLEQVSQIAPLSKPVLIIGERGTGKELIAARLHYLSKRWDQSYLKLNCAALNENLLETELFGYDSGAFTGASKRHEGRFERADNGTLFLDEIANTSGLIQEKLLRVVEYGEFERVGGSRTINTNVRLIAATNEDLPTLADAGEFRADLLDRLAFDVITLPPLRERIEDIMMLAESFAINMARELEFELFSGFTEKAKRAMLEYHWPGNVRELKNVVERSVYRCNNPHLPVHDLVIDPFESPYRPSQRIKTQDRISVAAPSVDKEKNEEKHQEVIHQQLPVSQSLVFPLSLKDLSQDYEIDLIQSALENCQYNQKKTADALKLTYHQLRGYLKKYNLLESAVDEG; from the coding sequence ATGTCGCGTTTTAACCAAAAGGATAATCTTCTTGGACAAGCAAATAATTTTCTTGAAGTTTTAGAGCAAGTCTCACAAATAGCGCCCTTGAGTAAACCTGTGCTTATTATTGGAGAAAGAGGAACAGGTAAAGAGCTTATTGCGGCTCGGCTTCATTACTTATCTAAACGTTGGGATCAAAGTTATTTAAAGCTTAATTGTGCGGCATTAAATGAAAATTTATTAGAAACAGAATTATTTGGCTATGACAGTGGTGCATTCACCGGCGCGAGTAAGCGCCATGAAGGTCGTTTTGAGCGTGCGGACAATGGCACCCTATTTCTTGACGAAATAGCCAATACATCGGGTTTAATTCAAGAAAAGCTCTTAAGAGTCGTTGAATACGGTGAGTTTGAGCGTGTGGGTGGCTCAAGAACTATTAATACCAATGTGCGCTTAATTGCCGCAACCAATGAAGACTTACCCACCTTAGCCGATGCTGGTGAATTTAGAGCAGATTTACTTGACCGACTTGCTTTTGATGTTATAACCCTACCACCACTTCGAGAACGTATTGAAGACATCATGATGTTAGCTGAAAGCTTTGCGATTAACATGGCGCGTGAATTAGAATTTGAGCTCTTTAGTGGTTTTACTGAAAAAGCGAAACGTGCCATGCTTGAATATCATTGGCCTGGAAACGTACGAGAATTAAAAAATGTTGTCGAGCGTAGTGTTTATCGTTGTAATAACCCACATTTACCCGTGCATGACTTAGTCATTGACCCATTTGAGTCACCTTACCGACCTTCTCAGCGTATTAAAACCCAAGACAGAATATCGGTGGCAGCGCCGAGTGTTGATAAAGAGAAAAACGAAGAAAAACACCAAGAGGTAATCCATCAACAATTGCCCGTTAGTCAATCATTGGTCTTCCCTTTATCATTAAAAGACCTTTCTCAAGACTATGAGATTGATTTGATTCAATCAGCTTTAGAAAATTGTCAATATAACCAAAAGAAAACTGCCGACGCACTCAAATTAACCTATCATCAACTAAGAGGTTACTTGAAAAAGTATAACTTATTAGAAAGTGCAGTAGACGAAGGGTAG
- a CDS encoding YcjX family protein, translating into MAFINKKKLNKLKQKASDLLNRTLDQHVTLAVTGLSRSGKTAFITSLVNQLVNEGNHSQLGFFNVVHQGRFIAAKRVPQKHLHIGRFEYDRAMSAFSQNEPTWPEPTHGISEMRLAIRYKPKESLLKYASDTATLYLDITDYPGEWLLDLPMLNQTFEQWSQQTTALLLTEPRFKSAESFIEKVNQIDPFAKVDEQRLADLSKEYTELLLHFRHELGLSVIQPGRFILPGELADAPILQFFPFTAFEKMDKNAYQNASDDCLIGMLRARFIEYKERVVKAFYKEHFVNFDRQIVLADCLTPLNNGPESFADLKTAMTMIMESFSYGQSSLFSRLFAPKIDKLLFAATKADHVTPEQHHNLVRLLDQLVYQTKHQLNYDVIEMKTLALASVKTTQAGTSRYQGQYIPVLRGKRSENGELITVFPGAVPSKLPEQDYWQQETFNFISFAPMEPIGQHECLPHLRMDQVMQFLLGDKMK; encoded by the coding sequence ATGGCATTTATAAATAAAAAAAAGCTGAATAAATTAAAGCAAAAAGCGAGTGATTTATTAAATAGAACGCTTGACCAACACGTTACTTTAGCCGTTACAGGTCTTAGTCGTAGTGGTAAAACAGCCTTTATTACTTCTTTAGTCAACCAACTCGTTAATGAAGGCAATCATTCACAACTTGGTTTTTTTAATGTTGTTCATCAAGGGCGCTTCATTGCCGCTAAACGAGTGCCTCAAAAGCATTTACACATTGGCCGTTTTGAATATGACCGAGCAATGTCAGCTTTTTCGCAAAATGAACCTACATGGCCTGAGCCGACCCATGGTATTAGTGAGATGCGACTTGCTATTCGTTATAAGCCTAAAGAGTCATTGTTGAAATATGCCAGTGATACAGCAACTTTATATCTAGATATTACTGATTATCCAGGAGAGTGGTTACTTGATTTACCGATGTTAAATCAAACGTTCGAGCAGTGGTCACAACAAACAACAGCATTATTGCTTACCGAACCTAGGTTTAAATCAGCAGAAAGCTTTATAGAAAAAGTTAATCAAATAGATCCCTTTGCCAAGGTCGATGAGCAAAGGTTGGCTGACTTATCAAAAGAATATACTGAGCTCTTATTACACTTTCGTCACGAACTCGGTTTGTCGGTTATTCAGCCCGGACGCTTTATCTTACCTGGAGAATTAGCCGATGCGCCTATCTTACAATTTTTCCCTTTCACTGCTTTTGAAAAAATGGATAAAAATGCTTATCAAAATGCCAGTGATGACTGTTTAATCGGTATGCTAAGAGCAAGATTTATTGAATATAAAGAACGTGTTGTTAAGGCTTTTTATAAAGAGCATTTTGTTAACTTCGATAGACAAATTGTATTAGCAGACTGCTTAACCCCCTTAAATAACGGCCCTGAGAGTTTTGCTGATTTGAAAACAGCGATGACCATGATCATGGAAAGCTTTAGCTATGGTCAAAGTAGTTTGTTTTCTCGTTTGTTTGCGCCAAAAATTGATAAGTTATTATTTGCTGCAACCAAAGCTGACCATGTTACGCCAGAGCAACACCATAACTTAGTCAGATTACTCGACCAGCTTGTTTATCAGACTAAACATCAGTTAAATTATGACGTTATTGAAATGAAAACACTGGCGCTAGCTTCTGTTAAAACGACACAAGCAGGAACGAGTCGTTACCAGGGACAATACATTCCTGTGCTTCGCGGCAAACGCTCTGAAAATGGAGAGCTAATTACGGTTTTTCCAGGTGCGGTGCCGAGTAAATTACCCGAACAAGATTATTGGCAGCAAGAGACGTTTAATTTTATTAGCTTTGCTCCAATGGAGCCGATTGGACAACATGAATGCCTACCACACCTGCGTATGGATCAAGTGATGCAGTTTTTACTCGGTGATAAAATGAAATGA
- a CDS encoding YcjF family protein produces the protein MNELEEKYQQQILFENDELTIKKSHLPSNGQQVIVGNDDWRASEDLSLIKQGYLNDDNPQEKTKPRWLWRVIGTVFAGVVMVETFTFFQQGFAQSPILAGMYGVLLFGLSVIIGSTAIREYSALRQFKRQQSTQAKAKDILATDLASPRHIDAKALCESISANLPCDLMSEHEKSWHSLVKEEYSDEELLQLYSREVLSKVDEKALDEVAKFSTEAVVLVALSPIALVDMMLMFWRNLRMIDKVAALYGLKIGYWSRIKLIKQVFVNMAYAGASELVIDLGADLVGAELLGKLSARMAQGLGAGMLTSRLGIQTIKLCRPIPFEENTPKIAQVRKKILSQVKKLLIR, from the coding sequence ATGAATGAACTCGAAGAAAAATATCAACAGCAAATTCTTTTTGAAAATGATGAGTTAACTATAAAGAAAAGTCATTTACCTTCAAATGGCCAACAAGTTATTGTCGGTAATGACGATTGGCGGGCATCAGAAGACTTATCGTTAATTAAGCAAGGGTATTTAAATGATGATAACCCACAGGAAAAAACAAAGCCTCGTTGGTTATGGCGGGTTATAGGCACTGTTTTTGCTGGCGTTGTTATGGTAGAAACCTTTACATTTTTTCAACAAGGCTTTGCCCAATCTCCTATTTTAGCTGGTATGTATGGTGTTCTGCTCTTTGGTTTGTCAGTTATTATTGGTTCAACGGCAATACGAGAGTATTCAGCATTAAGACAATTTAAACGCCAGCAAAGTACACAAGCAAAAGCGAAAGATATATTAGCAACCGATTTAGCTTCCCCTCGACATATTGACGCAAAAGCCTTATGTGAAAGCATTTCAGCAAATTTACCTTGTGATTTGATGTCTGAGCATGAAAAAAGCTGGCACTCGTTGGTCAAAGAGGAATACAGCGATGAAGAGTTACTGCAATTATATTCCCGTGAAGTGCTCTCAAAAGTTGACGAAAAAGCATTGGATGAGGTAGCTAAGTTCTCAACAGAAGCCGTAGTATTAGTTGCTTTAAGCCCTATTGCACTTGTTGATATGATGCTAATGTTTTGGCGAAACTTACGGATGATTGACAAAGTTGCCGCCCTTTATGGTTTAAAAATTGGCTACTGGAGTCGAATAAAATTAATTAAACAAGTTTTTGTTAATATGGCTTATGCCGGTGCGAGTGAGTTAGTCATTGATTTAGGAGCTGACTTGGTTGGTGCTGAGCTATTAGGTAAGTTATCTGCGCGCATGGCACAAGGGCTTGGTGCGGGTATGTTAACGTCACGCTTGGGTATTCAAACTATTAAGCTTTGTCGACCCATTCCTTTTGAAGAAAACACCCCTAAAATCGCTCAAGTGAGGAAAAAAATACTTAGCCAGGTCAAAAAATTATTAATAAGGTAG
- a CDS encoding 4a-hydroxytetrahydrobiopterin dehydratase, whose translation MTEQLSVQKCEACQVGAPQVSDEELPALLSQIPDWIPEVRDGVMMLEREYKFKNYKLSWAFANKVSALAEEEFHHPAILLEWGKVKITWWTHAIKGLHRNDFICAAKTDKLL comes from the coding sequence ATGACTGAGCAATTATCTGTACAAAAATGTGAAGCATGCCAAGTTGGTGCGCCACAAGTGAGTGATGAAGAGTTACCGGCACTATTATCACAAATACCAGACTGGATCCCTGAAGTGCGTGACGGGGTTATGATGCTTGAACGTGAGTATAAGTTTAAAAACTATAAATTATCATGGGCATTTGCAAATAAAGTCTCTGCATTAGCCGAAGAAGAATTCCATCATCCAGCGATTTTATTAGAGTGGGGCAAAGTAAAAATTACTTGGTGGACACATGCTATTAAAGGGCTACACCGTAATGATTTTATTTGTGCAGCAAAAACTGACAAACTTTTGTAA
- the phhA gene encoding phenylalanine 4-monooxygenase, which translates to MGMATKYISRVADENGHIHWSDEENSVWQELITRQLKCVENKACDEYKFGSKLLNLPHDRIPQLAEVSKVLKETTGWQCEPVPALIGFGAFFKLLSEKKFPVATFIRSREEFDYLQEPDIFHEIFGHCPLLTNKSFADYTEAYGKMGLNATKEQRVFLARLYWFTVEFGLLDTPEGIKVYGGGILSSPSETIHATESDIVEREKLNILDVLRTPYRIDVMQPIYYMLNKVSDLDDLRKYEVADIMELVEQAQALGLHPAKFPAKEINNVS; encoded by the coding sequence ATGGGGATGGCGACGAAGTATATTTCGCGAGTTGCTGATGAAAATGGTCACATTCATTGGTCAGATGAAGAAAATAGCGTTTGGCAGGAATTGATCACTCGTCAATTAAAATGTGTTGAAAACAAAGCGTGTGACGAATATAAATTTGGCTCAAAATTATTAAATTTACCACATGACCGAATTCCACAGTTGGCAGAAGTTAGTAAAGTACTTAAAGAAACAACAGGTTGGCAGTGCGAGCCTGTACCGGCATTAATTGGTTTTGGTGCGTTTTTTAAGTTGTTATCAGAAAAAAAATTCCCAGTAGCTACTTTTATCCGCAGCCGAGAAGAGTTTGATTATCTGCAAGAACCTGATATTTTTCATGAAATATTTGGTCATTGTCCTTTATTAACCAATAAGTCGTTTGCTGATTACACTGAGGCTTATGGAAAAATGGGTCTTAATGCGACTAAAGAGCAAAGAGTATTTTTAGCTCGTTTATATTGGTTTACCGTCGAGTTTGGTTTATTAGATACCCCTGAGGGGATTAAAGTTTATGGCGGTGGTATTTTGTCTTCACCGAGCGAAACCATTCACGCGACTGAAAGCGATATTGTTGAACGTGAAAAACTTAACATACTTGACGTATTAAGAACGCCATATCGAATAGATGTTATGCAGCCTATTTATTATATGCTGAATAAAGTAAGTGATTTAGATGATTTAAGAAAATATGAAGTCGCTGATATTATGGAGTTGGTTGAGCAAGCACAAGCCTTAGGCTTACACCCAGCGAAGTTTCCAGCAAAAGAAATTAATAATGTGAGTTAA
- a CDS encoding YcjX family protein: MIDLDALAAKQSAYQPSIRMDQVMQFLLGDKMK, encoded by the coding sequence ATGATCGACCTTGATGCATTAGCCGCAAAGCAAAGTGCTTACCAGCCATCGATACGCATGGACCAAGTGATGCAGTTTTTACTTGGTGATAAAATGAAATGA
- the pspA gene encoding phage shock protein PspA, with amino-acid sequence MGIFSRFTDIINSNINNLLDKAEDPAKMVRLIIQEMEDTLVEVRSSSAKILADKKDLSRQATRFEKDEQQWQEKAELALSKGREDLARAALVEKKKCAENALSLLDELNHVDDHIAKLQSEVSQLQEKLADAKARQKAIIMREKTATSRLKVKKNIDSGRVNDALSRFDSYERKIDDIESQVESLDLGSKSLADEISDLESDENIDDELAQLKAKMKSDKKN; translated from the coding sequence ATGGGTATTTTTTCTAGGTTTACAGATATTATTAATTCGAATATTAACAACCTGTTAGATAAAGCAGAAGATCCTGCAAAAATGGTACGATTGATCATTCAAGAAATGGAAGATACTTTAGTTGAAGTACGTTCGTCATCGGCTAAAATTTTAGCGGATAAGAAAGATTTATCTCGTCAAGCGACTCGTTTTGAAAAAGATGAGCAACAATGGCAAGAAAAGGCTGAACTAGCCTTAAGCAAAGGTCGTGAAGATTTAGCAAGAGCGGCGCTCGTTGAAAAGAAAAAGTGTGCTGAGAATGCGCTGTCACTTTTAGATGAGTTGAACCACGTTGATGATCATATTGCTAAATTACAAAGTGAAGTTTCTCAGTTACAAGAAAAATTAGCGGATGCAAAAGCAAGACAAAAAGCAATTATCATGCGAGAAAAAACAGCGACATCTCGTTTAAAAGTTAAAAAGAATATCGATAGTGGTCGGGTTAATGACGCACTGAGCCGCTTTGACAGTTATGAACGTAAAATTGATGATATTGAATCACAAGTTGAGTCACTTGATTTAGGGAGCAAATCATTAGCAGATGAAATCTCTGATTTAGAATCTGATGAAAATATTGATGATGAATTAGCGCAATTAAAAGCTAAAATGAAATCAGATAAGAAAAACTAA
- the pspB gene encoding envelope stress response membrane protein PspB encodes MVPVIIFMLLVAPIWLILHYRSKRQITQGFSEEEYKQLSELSELADKMTDRIKTLEAILDAETPDWRSKV; translated from the coding sequence ATGGTTCCTGTCATCATTTTTATGTTGTTAGTTGCCCCTATTTGGTTAATTTTACATTACCGAAGTAAGCGCCAGATAACCCAAGGCTTTAGTGAAGAAGAGTACAAGCAATTATCTGAACTTTCTGAATTAGCCGATAAAATGACCGATAGAATTAAAACGCTTGAAGCTATTTTAGATGCTGAAACACCTGACTGGAGAAGCAAGGTATGA
- the tyrR gene encoding transcriptional regulator TyrR has product MRLEIVCCDRVGIAREVLEIFVEHEINLRGIELKQPGEIFINIPDLEFSQLQTFMPRLRLIEGVNDVKTTPFMPSERERNELSTLIKTFPDPFISIDAKGDIRIVNTVAAGIMGCKDHEIIGDNVGNWLKGFNFNRWLDADEVLAQTRRLKFQDDDFVADIMPIHVTDQSGIPVLAGAVLILKSEARLGQQISAFKQANENNFAGIQASSGSMRKVIREAKRMALLDSSMLIVGETGTGKELLAHACHAASDRSNKPFMTLSCAALPDDDAETELFGAGSKGENKAKRGLFESADGGTIFLDEVGEMSPKLQTKVLRVIQDGTFRRVNDEKEIRVNVRIISSTNCDLLSMVSTGDFREDLYYRLNVLGLNIPSLRDRRSDIIPLAEFFIVKFGQRIGKTIITMSDDCRDFIEHYPWPGNVRQLENVLIRAVSLMEGSIVMTSHLQLPAYTREHGYLEKEFEGTLDAAVKSFEADLLRKLYPAYPSTRQLAKKLGLSHTAIANKLREYDINKKTVKI; this is encoded by the coding sequence ATGCGTTTAGAAATTGTTTGTTGCGATCGAGTCGGCATTGCCCGAGAAGTATTAGAAATATTTGTTGAACATGAAATCAATTTACGTGGCATCGAACTAAAGCAGCCCGGCGAAATTTTTATCAACATACCTGACTTAGAATTTAGCCAATTACAAACTTTTATGCCGCGTTTACGTTTAATTGAAGGCGTAAATGATGTAAAAACAACACCTTTTATGCCCTCTGAACGTGAGCGTAATGAGCTCTCCACGCTCATTAAAACTTTTCCTGATCCCTTTATATCTATTGATGCAAAAGGTGATATCCGTATTGTAAATACCGTAGCTGCCGGTATTATGGGCTGTAAAGATCATGAAATTATTGGCGATAATGTTGGCAATTGGTTAAAAGGCTTTAATTTTAATCGCTGGTTAGATGCCGATGAAGTCCTTGCTCAAACGCGTCGCTTAAAGTTTCAAGATGATGACTTTGTGGCTGATATCATGCCTATCCATGTGACCGATCAAAGCGGTATCCCCGTTTTAGCGGGTGCGGTATTAATTTTAAAATCAGAAGCACGTTTAGGCCAACAAATAAGTGCCTTTAAACAAGCGAATGAAAATAATTTTGCCGGTATACAAGCAAGTAGTGGCTCGATGCGTAAAGTTATTCGTGAAGCAAAACGCATGGCACTCCTTGACTCTTCAATGCTCATTGTCGGTGAAACGGGCACGGGCAAAGAACTTTTAGCTCATGCTTGTCACGCTGCGAGTGATCGCAGTAACAAACCTTTTATGACTTTAAGCTGTGCAGCATTACCTGATGACGATGCAGAAACAGAACTTTTTGGTGCGGGTTCAAAAGGCGAGAATAAAGCTAAGCGGGGTTTATTTGAATCAGCAGACGGTGGCACCATATTTCTAGATGAAGTGGGGGAGATGTCACCTAAATTACAAACTAAAGTGCTGCGTGTCATTCAAGATGGTACTTTTCGTCGCGTCAATGACGAGAAAGAGATAAGGGTCAATGTCAGGATCATTAGCTCAACCAACTGTGACCTGCTTAGCATGGTTTCTACCGGCGATTTTAGAGAAGACCTTTACTACCGCTTAAATGTACTTGGACTAAATATACCTTCATTGCGTGACCGACGTTCGGATATTATTCCTCTAGCTGAATTTTTTATTGTTAAATTTGGTCAACGTATTGGTAAAACGATTATCACTATGTCAGATGACTGTCGTGATTTTATCGAACATTATCCTTGGCCTGGTAATGTTCGTCAGCTCGAAAATGTATTAATTCGTGCGGTATCATTAATGGAAGGCAGTATTGTGATGACCTCTCATCTGCAATTACCTGCATATACACGTGAACATGGTTATCTAGAAAAGGAATTTGAAGGAACTTTAGATGCTGCGGTTAAAAGTTTTGAAGCTGATTTACTTAGAAAACTATACCCGGCTTATCCAAGTACTCGACAATTAGCAAAAAAACTAGGATTAAGTCATACCGCCATTGCAAATAAATTACGTGAATATGACATCAATAAAAAAACTGTTAAAATTTAA
- the maiA gene encoding maleylacetoacetate isomerase, producing MKLFGYWRSSAAYRVRIALHLKNIDCESVPVHLVNNGGEQHSAAYIALNPTHLVPTLIDETVDGDLVLNQSMAILDYLDNKYPQPQLYPVSIYAKAQVQALALDIACEVHPVTNLRVQQYLVNTLGAEDGDKLAWSHHWMSIGFAAFEEKLQKVSGKYCYGDDVTIADLCLVPQVYNANRFKVDMSAFPLINAIVERCNQLPAFIKALPENQDDAIL from the coding sequence ATGAAACTTTTTGGTTATTGGCGTTCGTCCGCTGCATATCGAGTAAGAATTGCTTTGCACTTGAAAAACATTGATTGTGAATCTGTACCCGTTCATTTAGTTAACAATGGCGGTGAACAGCACAGTGCAGCTTATATTGCACTTAATCCAACCCATTTAGTTCCAACGTTAATTGATGAGACAGTTGATGGCGACTTAGTGCTAAATCAAAGTATGGCAATACTTGATTACCTTGATAATAAATACCCTCAACCACAGCTCTATCCCGTAAGTATTTATGCTAAAGCACAAGTGCAAGCACTCGCCTTAGATATCGCTTGTGAAGTACACCCGGTAACTAACTTACGAGTACAACAATATCTCGTCAATACACTAGGTGCTGAAGATGGAGATAAATTAGCTTGGAGTCATCATTGGATGAGCATTGGTTTTGCTGCCTTTGAAGAAAAACTACAAAAGGTATCAGGAAAATACTGCTATGGTGACGATGTCACTATTGCTGATCTTTGCCTTGTTCCACAAGTTTACAATGCAAATCGTTTTAAAGTAGATATGTCAGCATTTCCGCTTATTAATGCCATCGTTGAGCGTTGTAACCAGTTACCCGCTTTTATAAAAGCATTACCAGAAAATCAAGACGATGCTATTTTATAA
- the pspC gene encoding envelope stress response membrane protein PspC yields MTDKRRGELYRNSTQGKIAGVCAGLADYFGWETWLVRILVVSGVLLGMGWFVVIYIAGWFILDKKPGTTAKKPQPAQSQYASATMHTEEELSSESIKVKSRIWQSGEPPKQAFQDIRHKFKSLEREVRAMEHYVTSSEFTVSREINKL; encoded by the coding sequence ATGACAGACAAGCGCCGTGGTGAATTATACAGAAACTCGACCCAAGGAAAAATTGCTGGCGTCTGTGCTGGTCTAGCTGATTACTTTGGCTGGGAAACATGGTTAGTGCGTATTCTAGTGGTTTCGGGTGTTTTACTAGGTATGGGTTGGTTTGTCGTTATTTATATTGCTGGTTGGTTTATTTTAGATAAAAAACCAGGCACTACTGCTAAAAAACCACAACCCGCACAATCACAATATGCATCAGCTACCATGCACACAGAAGAAGAACTTTCTTCTGAGTCTATTAAGGTGAAATCGCGTATTTGGCAATCTGGAGAGCCACCTAAACAAGCTTTTCAGGATATTAGACATAAATTTAAATCCCTAGAAAGGGAAGTTCGAGCGATGGAGCATTATGTTACCTCATCTGAGTTTACTGTTTCTCGAGAAATCAATAAGTTGTGA